From a region of the Rhizophagus irregularis chromosome 3, complete sequence genome:
- a CDS encoding uncharacterized protein (SECRETED:cutsite_VSA-LP; SECRETED:prob_0.9223); SECRETED:SignalP(1-25), producing MSKLHEKLFSFFLFLFILMPFYVSALPDGADTCNVEDMSTKGHGASSLKSPGGYTITTNMKSQGKFDLTINGPGNGVEGLLVYVLDKDNKRVGLFENLPDYVKFKECGVPSTTITHKNSNVKNFPITLSWNAQGATGSVTVKTLVVKNFSNWARLDDVSLDSVSGTSSTVAASNDGGAQTASDGFLQKYTLFIIMIGLTTLLYIVGSVAESMLKRQQVKSRSFAKTIQNGYGDSR from the coding sequence atgagtaaattacatgagaaattattttcatttttcctttttttgttcatattaATGCCATTCTATGTGTCAGCATTACCAGATGGAGCTGATACTTGTAATGTAGAAGACATGTCTACCAAGGGACATGGAGCTAGCTCGTTAAAAAGTCCGGGGGGTTATACGATTACTACGAACATGAAATCTCAaggaaaatttgatttaacaaTTAATGGACCTGGCAATGGCGTTGAAGGACTTTTGGTTTACGTTTTAGATAAGGATAATAAGAGAGTAggtttatttgaaaatttacctgactatgtaaaatttaaagaatgtGGAGTACCATCTACTACTATTACtcataaaaatagtaatgtaaaaaatttcccAATTACATTGAGTTGGAATGCTCAAGGAGCAACTGGTAGTGTAACAGTTAAAACTTTGGTTGTAAAGAATTTCAGTAATTGGGCCAGATTAGATGATGTTAGTCTTGATTCTGTTAGTGGAACTAGTAGTACTGTTGCTGCAAGCAATGATGGTGGAGCACAAACTGCATCTGATGGATTCTTACAAAAATATacgttatttataattatgatcGGTTTAACTActcttttatatatagtagGAAGCGTTGCTGAATCTATGTTGAAAAGACAACAAGTTAAATCTAGATCTTTTGCTAAAACTATTCAAAATGGGTATGGCGAttcaagataa